A region from the Lemur catta isolate mLemCat1 chromosome 7, mLemCat1.pri, whole genome shotgun sequence genome encodes:
- the LOC123642027 gene encoding olfactory receptor 52K2-like — MSAYNKTNAHPSTFILIGIPGLEAVHIWISIPFCVVYFLALLGNCSLLFIIKTDSSLHEPMYLFLCMLAVADLVVCTTAVPKLLSLFWFHDGEIHFEACLTQVFLIHSCSTMESGFFLAMAFDRYVAICKPLRHSAILTRSVIRGMGLAIVLRGIALLSPHPFLLYWLPYCRTNIISHTYCEFMALIKIACTETRIRKAYSLIVAFLTGGVDFVLIICSYVLILHTVFQLPSKEARLKSLGTCGSHVCVILVSYTPAFFSFLTHRFGHHVAPHVHIFVANMYLLVPPMVNPIIYGVRTKRIWDRFLKFFSFPKPLD, encoded by the coding sequence ATGTCAGCATACAATAAGACCAATGCCCATCCATCAACCTTCATTCTTATTGGCATTCCTGGTTTGGAGGCTGTCCACATCTGGATCTCCATCCCCTTTTGTGTGGTCTACTTTTTGGCCCTCCTGGGAAACTGTTCTCTTCTGTTTATCATCAAGACAGACTCCAGCCTCCATGAGCCAATGTACCTCTTCCTTTGCATGCTGGCTGTGGCTGACCTTGTTGTGTGTACTACAGCTGTGCCCAAACTTCTCAGCCTCTTCTGGTTCCATGATGGAGAGATTCACTTTGAAGCCTGCCTCACACAAGTGTTTCTGATTCACTCTTGCTCCACCATGGAATCTGGCTTCTTCCTGGCCATGGCTTTTGACAGATATGTGGCCATTTGTAAACCATTAAGACACTCAGCTATTCTGACACGTTCTGTCATCAGGGGAATGGGCCTAGCAATTGTACTCAGGGGCATAGCACTTCTCAGTCCTCACCCCTTCCTGCTATATTGGCTTCCCTACTGTAGAACCAACATCATTTCTCATACCTACTGTGAATTCATGGCCCTCATCAAGATTGCCTGTACTGAGACGAGAATCCGCAAAGCCTACAGCCTCATTGTTGCCTTCCTTACTGGAGGGGTGGACTTTGTATTAATCATTTGTTCTTATGTTCTCATACTCCACACTGTCTTTCAACTCCCATCCAAAGAAGCCCGGCTCAAGTCCTTAGGTACCTGTGGATCCCATGTCTGTGTCATCTTAGTGTCCTATACTCCagccttcttctcttttctcaccCACAGGTTTGGTCATCATGTGGCTCCCCATGTCCACATATTCGTGGCCAACATGTATCTTCTTGTCCCACCCATGGTGAATCCCATTATCTATGGGGTAAGGACCAAGAGGATATGGGATAGATTTCTTAAATTCTTCAGTTTTCCAAAGCCTCtagactaa